A window of Ipomoea triloba cultivar NCNSP0323 chromosome 2, ASM357664v1 contains these coding sequences:
- the LOC116009797 gene encoding UDP-glycosyltransferase 90A1-like gives MGSISSPCFVIFPLMAHGHTIPLLHLARLLRRRGISVAVFTTPANAPSIRSFLKEAAKTTSIIELPFPNNPIAAGIPPGVENTHDLPSIASFCEFTKATALMQPHFEKALEGLHPVRCIISDALLGWTQESAAKVGVPRYFFFGMSAFATTLYRALHRERPHSQTLSPDEAFTFPSFPGLKLTRNDFEPPFNELEPSGPWVDFMIHQGVAMAKSQGLIINSFYELESTYVEYWNNNIGPKAWCVGPLCLAATSDNNNSSENQPCMQWLDHHSPVLYVSFGTQSEISPEQLKEIAVGLERSETKFLWAIKPKLLKNLEGFEERVKGRGVLVKDWVNQNDILKHKNIRGVLSHCGWNSVLESICAKVPILALPFIAEQHLNARFVTEEIGVGLRVMPKGGRSYRGIVEAKEVERMVKEMMEGQRGDEVRKIVEEVGEAAVKAMSKGGLSSKALDMLIEYICQRPCGQAG, from the exons ATGGGCTCCATTTCCTCCCCATGCTTTGTGATCTTCCCCTTGATGGCCCATGGCCACACCATCCCCCTCCTCCACCTCGCccgcctcctccgccgccgcggCATCTCCGTCGCCGTCTTCACCACCCCAGCCAACGCCCCATCTATCCGATCTTTCCTCAAAGAAGCCGCCAAAACAACTTCCATTATCGAGCTCCCATTCCCTAATAACCCCATAGCCGCCGGTATCCCTCCGGGAGTCGAAAACACCCACGACCTCCCATCCATCGCCTCCTTCTGCGAATTCACGAAAGCCACGGCCCTCATGCAGCCCCACTTCGAGAAGGCTCTAGAAGGTTTGCACCCCGTGAGGTGCATAATTTCTGACGCTTTGCTTGGATGGACTCAAGAGAGCGCGGCGAAGGTGGGAGTTCCCAGGTACTTTTTCTTCGGAATGAGCGCTTTCGCTACGACGTTGTACCGGGCTCTCCACCGCGAAAGGCCCCACTCGCAGACTTTGTCGCCGGACGAGGCGTTCACGTTCCCCAGCTTTCCGGGGCTCAAGCTTACGAGAAACGACTTCGAGCCGCCGTTCAATGAGCTGGAGCCATCAGGTCCCTGGGTTGATTTCATGATCCATCAAG GTGTCGCAATGGCGAAAAGCCAAGGTTTAATTATCAACAGTTTTTACGAGCTGGAGTCAACATACGTAGAGTATTGGAACAACAACATAGGACCTAAAGCTTGGTGTGTCGGACCACTTTGCCTAGCAGCCACCtcagataataataatagctcAGAAAACCAGCCATGCATGCAATGGCTAGACCACCACTCACCAGTCTTGTACGTTTCCTTTGGCACTCAATCGGAAATCTCACCGGAACAGTTGAAAGAGATAGCCGTGGGATTAGAACGGTCGGAAACCAAGTTCCTTTGGGCGATAAAGCCGAAGCTCTTAAAGAACTTAGAAGGGTTTGAAGAAAGAGTCAAAGGTAGAGGGGTATTAGTGAAAGATTGGGTGAACCAAAATGATATACTAAAACACAAGAACATCAGGGGGGTTCTGAGTCATTGCGGATGGAACTCGGTGCTGGAGAGTATATGCGCGAAGGTGCCGATCTTGGCCCTTCCGTTTATAGCGGAGCAGCACTTGAATGCAAGGTTTGTGACGGAGGAGATTGGGGTGGGGCTTAGGGTTATGCCCAAGGGGGGTAGGTCCTATAGAGGGATTGTGGAAGCTAAGGAGGTGGAGAGGATGGTGAAGGAAATGATGGAAGGGCAAAGAGGGGATGAGGTGAGGAAGATAGTGGAGGAGGTGGGAGAAGCCGCAGTGAAAGCTATGTCAAAAGGTGGTTTATCTTCCAAGGCGTTGGATATGCTTATAGAATATATAtgtcaaaggccttgtggtcaagcaggATAG
- the LOC116010154 gene encoding elongator complex protein 1, translating to MKNLRLSKLLSSKIHLQSQDEVLRFAAFDMERNRLFFSSSANILYTTQLPPPQDAGEFSSTSNHFIDLEPGDFITCMEYLMEKEALVFGTSCGLILLYTVDDNLTEIVGRVEGGVNCISPSPDGDLLGIITGFGQMLVMTHDWDVLYEMGINGLPEDIDTNEPSYSSNYSFESTISWRGDGKYFATLSMAEGSPQLDKKIKVWERESGKQHSFSELKAFMGTSVDWMPSGAKIAAVCDRKEEHKCPSIVFFERNCLERSSFSLNEEIDVTVENLKWNSSSDLLAAIVRSEKYDSLRIWFFSNNHWYLKQEIRYAKEDGVKFMWDPTKRMQLIYWTVGGQISTCSFNWVTAVMENSVALVVDDCKILVTPLSLSLIPPPMYLFSLKFPSAVQNMAFCTKGSKNHLAASLSDGSLCILELSELSTWEDLEDKEFDVEAASVDMICGSYLHLVWLDSHKLLTVSHLSHDHSNPKTKFSVKDGLGAYHLQEMEFVCSEDHIPGSVTCSGWQGMISNQSSLEGPVIGLVSDTVNNFSTYIQFDSGKVVEYISKSVGARVLHKRNDLNFQSSCPWMNLAHIGGPLPHKSLLFGLDDNGRLHVGEKIVCNNCSSFSFYSNSADQTVTHLILTTKQDLLFIVDINDIEQKDVAAEYGNFLPISSNRRGEDQKIYINIWERGAKIAGVLHGDESAIMLHTNRGNVECIYPRKLVLASIMNALLQQRFKDALLMVRRHRIDFNFIVDACGWQSFLQSAGEVIKQVNNLSHITEFVCSIKNENIIDTLYKNYLFVPSLTKAQDVESGDVKDYGSKNKVSSVLLAIRMALEEHVAESPARELCILTTLARSDPPALEEALERVKVLREMELSDSDDPRRTHYPSAEEAMKHLLWLSDSEAVFESALGLYDLNLAAMVALNSQKDPKEFLPYLQELESMTTVLMQYSIDLKLQRYEKALKHIVLAGDAYIEDCMNLMKNKPQLFSLGLQLITDSTKRRQVLEAWGDHLSAIKSFEDAATTYMSCYCLEKALKAYRACGNWCGVLTVAGLIKLGSEEILQLAQDLCEELQALGKPGDAAKIALEYCGDVNTGVTLFVSAREWEEALRIALLHRRNDLVLEVKNSSVECANTLISEYSEGLEKVGKYLTRYLAVRQRRVLLAAKLKSDETSVNEFDYETASETSSNFSGMSAYTMGTRKGSATSISSSTSTKGRGSRSHRKSGKIRAGSPGEELALVEHLKGMGLATGARRELKSLLICLVMLHEDAVARKLQHVAKNFQLSQTAAVRLAEDLMPTDKIDEQTYNLEQYVLRVGEEIQHSEVFSWQLKVLV from the exons ATGAAGAATCTCAGGCTATCGAAGCTGCTCTCTTCGAAGATCCACCTACAATCGCAAGATGAAGTTCTACGGTTCGCTGCTTTTGACATGGAGCGCAACCGCCTCTTCTTCTCTTCCTCGGCGAATATCTTGTACACTACTCAACTGCCTCCTCCTCAA GATGCTGGAGAATTCAGTTCGACATCGAACCACTTCATTGATTTAGAACCTGGAGACTTCATAACTTGCATGGAATATCTTATGGAGAAAGAAGCACTTGTTTTTGGAACATCCTGTGGGCTTATATTGTTATACACTGTGGATGATAATCTGACAGAAATTGTTGGCCGAGTGGAGGGTGGTGTTAATTGCATCTCTCCTAGTCCAGATGGAGATCTGCTTGGTATAATTACTGGTTTTGGGCAAATGCTGGTGATGACACATGATTGGGATGTGCTATATGAGATGGGGATTAATGGTCTACCTGAAGATATTGACACAA ATGAACCAAGTTATTCTTCAAATTATTCTTTTGAAAGCACCATATCATGGAGAGGTGATGGGAAATATTTTGCCACCCTGAGCATGGCAGAAGGCTCTCCTCAGTTGgataagaaaattaaagtttGGGAACGAGAATCAGGGAAACAACATTCATTTTCTGAATTAAAGGCTTTCATGGGAACATCTGTTGACTGGATGCCCAGTGGAGCCAAAATTGCTGCAGTTTGTGACAGAAAGGAAGAACATAAGTGTCCATCCATTGTTTTCTTTGAGAGAAATTGTTTAGAAAGGAGCTCATTCAGTCTTAATGAAGAAATTGATGTGACTGTAGAAAATCTAAAATGGAATTCGAGTTCAGATCTTCTAGCAGCAATAGTAAGGAGTGAAAAGTATGATTCCCTCAGGATATGGTTCTTCAGCAACAACCATTGGTACTTGAAGCAAGAAATCAGATATGCCAAGGAGGATGGTGTTAAATTCATGTGGGATCCAACAAAGCGAATGCAGTTGATTTATTGGACTGTTGGTGGGCAGATCTCAACCTGCAGTTTTAACTGGGTTACAGCTGTCATGGAAAATTCTGTGGCACTTGTAGTTGATGACTGCAAGATTCTAGTAACACCCCTTTCTCTGTCCCTTATTCCTCCCCCTATGTATTTGTTTAGTTTAAAATTCCCCAGTGCAGTCCAGAATATGGCATTCTGTACTAAGGGGTCCAAAAATCATCTCGCTGCATCTTTGTCTGATGGCAGTCTCTGTATTCTAGAGCTTTCAGAACTTAGTACATGGGAGGATCTAGAGGACAAAGAATTTGATGTAGAGGCAGCTTCTGTTGATATGATATGTGGTTCATATTTACATCTCGTGTGGTTGGATTCACATAAGCTCCTAACTGTTTCCCATTTAAGTCATGATCACAGTAACCCCAAAACAAAATTTTCTGTCAAGGATGGACTTGGTGCATATCACCTACAGGAAATGGAGTTTGTATGTTCTGAAGATCATATTCCTGGTTCAGTAACATGCTCTGGTTGGCAAGGGATGATTTCAAATCAAAGTTCTCTGGAAGGTCCAGTCATTGGTCTTGTGTCTGACAcagtaaataatttttcaacatATATTCAGTTTGATAGTGGAAAAGTTGTTGAATATATTTCAAAGTCAGTTGGGGCAAGAGTTCTTCATAAACGGAatgatttaaattttcaatcttCATGTCCGTGGATGAATCTTGCTCATATTGGTGGCCCTTTGCCACATAAAAGTTTGCTCTTTGGTCTCGATGATAATGGTCGATTACATGTTGGTGAGAAAATAGTATGCAACAACTGCAGTAGCTTTTCTTTTTACTCAAATTCTGCTGACCAAACCGTCACACATTTGATTCTCACAACAAAGCAGGATCTACTGTTTATTGTTGACATTAATGACATTGAGCAAAAAGATGTAGCAGCTGAATATGGGAACTTCCTACCCATTTCCAGTAACAGAAGAGGAGAGGatcaaaagatatatataaatatttgggAAAGGGGTGCCAAGATTGCTGGTGTCTTGCATGGAGATGAGTCTGCTATCATGCTACATACAAATAGAGGTAATGTTGAATGCATCTATCCCAGAAAACTGGTTCTTGCCTCGATTATGAATGCTTTACTCCAGCAACGTTTTAAAGATGCATTACTCATGGTAAGACGACATAGgatagattttaattttattgttgatgcATGTGGGTGGCAAAGCTTTCTTCAGTCAGCTGGTGAGGTTATCAAGCAGGTTAACAATTTGAGTCATATAACTGAGTTTGTTTGCTCcataaagaatgaaaatatcATTGATACATTATACAAAAACTATTTATTTGTCCCTAGTTTAACAAAAGCTCAAGATGTTGAATCTGGAGATGTCAAGGATTATGGTAGTAAAAACAAAGTCTCCTCTGTCCTCCTTGCTATTCGGATGGCTCTTGAGGAGCATGTAGCTGAAAGTCCTGCAAGAGAACTTTGCATTTTGACCACTCTAGCTCGAAGTGATCCCCCAGCCCTTGAAGAAGCTCTAGAGAGGGTAAAGGTCCTCCGAGAAATGGAGTTATCAGATTCAGATGATCCCAGGAGAACACACTATCCTTCTGCTGAGGAAGCTATGAAACATCTTTTATGGTTATCTGATTCTGAGGCTGTTTTTGAGTCAGCTTTAGGTCTTTATGATTTGAATCTTGCTGCTATGGTTGCCCTTAATTCTCAAAAGGATCCAAAAGAATTTCTTCCATATCTTCAAGAATTAGAAAGCATGACAACTGTCTTAATGCAGTATAGTATTGACCTTAAGCTGCAGAGGTATGAGAAAGCACTTAAGCACATTGTATTGGCAGGAGATGCTTATATTGAGGACTGTATGAACCTGATGAAGAATAAGCCTCAACTTTTTTCCTTGGGACTTCAACTTATCACTGACTCTACTAAAAGAAGGCAAGTCTTAGAGGCTTGGGGAGACCATCTTAGTGCTATAAAATCTTTTGAGGATGCTGCTACAACTTATATGAGCTGTTATTGTTTGGAGAAAGCATTAAAAGCTTATCGTGCTTGTGGTAATTGGTGTGGTGTTTTGACGGTAGCTGGTCTGATCAAGCTTGGAAGTGAAGAAATTTTGCAGTTGGCTCAGGATCTCTGTGAGGAACTCCAGGCACTTGGAAAGCCAGGGGATGCTGCAAAAATTGCCCTGGAGTACTGTGGAGATGTTAATACTGGTGTTACTTTATTTGTGAGTGCAAGGGAATGGGAGGAAGCTTTGAGGATTGCTCTTCTGCACAGGAGAAATGATTTGGTCTTGGAAGTGAAAAATTCATCTGTAGAGTGTGCGAACACATTGATTAGTGAATACAGTGAAGGATTGGAGAAAGTAGGAAAGTACTTGACTCGGTATCTAGCTGTAAGACAAAGAAGAGTGTTACTTGCTGCAAAGCTCAAGTCAGATGAGACATCTGTGAATGAATTTGATTATGAGACAGCTTCTGAAACTAGCAGCAATTTCAGTGGAATGAGTGCCTATACCATGGG GACAAGAAAGGGATCAGCTACTTCTATTAGCTCAAGTACTTCTACAAAGGGAAGAGGGTCGAGGTCTCATCGGAAGAGTGGGAAAATACGTGCTGGCAG TCCTGGCGAGGAGTTGGCTTTGGTGGAGCATTTGAAGGGGATGGGATTGGCTACTGGAGCTAGACGCGAGCTCAAATCACTCTTAATTTGCCTAGTGATGCTGCATGAAGATGCTGTGGCAAGGAAATTGCAACATGTTGCCAAAAATTTCCAACTATCACAAACAGCAGCGGTCAGATTAGCTGAGGATCTCATGCCCACTGATAAAATTGACGAGCAAACATATAATTTAGAACAGTACGTTCTGAGAGTCGGGGAGGAAATACAGCATTCAGAAGTGTTCTCTTGGCAATTGAAAGTGTTGGTTTGA